The sequence GAAATGACTCAGAGTACAGTTTTGTAGCGCAATTCTGGCAGTGCCACTGGAACGTGTCGAGTTCGTCCGGAGTTCGCTTTTTCTCGAGCACCAGCCCGACTGTGTTGGCTGGACGTTGCGGACTGTGTGGCATTCCGGCCGGAAGCAAAAATATTTCACCGGCGCGAATCGGTACATCGACAAATTTTCCGTCGTCGATAACTTTCAAAACCATGTCGCCTTCTATCTGGTAGAAAAATTCTTCGCCTTGATTGACGTGATAGTCGTTACGCGAATTTGGACCGCCGACCACCATAACGATAAATTCTCGGTCTTCCCAGACCACCTGATTGCCAACTGGCGGCTTGAGTAGATGACGATTGTCATCAATCCACTGCTTGAAATTGATCGGTGCGAGTCTGCTCATCTGATCTCCTGAACGTGGAGCGCGGCTATTTTACCGCTCGCGACAATGGCGGATCAAGCAAATGCGGTGATTCGAACTTCAAGTGCTGGCGAAAGCGGCAATTGGCTTGCTGTTCCGATTTCTGATGATTTTATGAAGGATGTTGGAATGCCCGTCGATAGGCGAGGCGACGTCAGACAAGGTCGTCGACGACGGCGTCGGGGTCGGAGTCGAGGCAGTGCTGTCTTGTACACAAGCTGAACGAATGAGGCGAGCGCTAGCAGACCAGTACTAGCAGATCAGACTAGCAGGCCAGTGCTGGCAGGACAGTGAGTGGTAGCAGGCCAGTGAAAGGCATGGTGATTGTACGAGATTTTCAGTCGGCAATTTTACCTGGGTTTGACGGGCTCATTGATAGCTTGGACTGAGAAGCGATTTGCCGGAGAAACCTCATGGGAATTGAACAGGGAATTGCGGCGGCGGAGAAGGTTATTCCACTAATTGAAAAGGCTGGCGTATCCAGTGCTGACATCCCTCTGGCAGACGAGGTAATCGCGCAACTGACAGCGATTAAGAAGAGCCTGAGTTCAGTTCCCAGTGGCGCAGTTGGTCCGCACATCAAAGTCCCGGAAGGTTTCCCGACATACATTTCAAACGATAGCCGGCTTGGAGTCTTGCCTGGTCAAGATGCTATGTCCTGGGAATCGTATGCAGCGCACTTCAAACAAGATCCTGTTGTCGGACTGATACGCGACTCAGGACCCCAGAGTGTGAATAGAATCAGCAGCACTACCATGGGTCCCGGATTCAAGCTCGATGGAAACTTGAGAATTGATGGTTCACCGGAATCTCCAGTCAGCATCGGTAACCACTTTATACA is a genomic window of Candidatus Melainabacteria bacterium containing:
- the nbaC gene encoding 3-hydroxyanthranilate 3,4-dioxygenase, which translates into the protein MSRLAPINFKQWIDDNRHLLKPPVGNQVVWEDREFIVMVVGGPNSRNDYHVNQGEEFFYQIEGDMVLKVIDDGKFVDVPIRAGEIFLLPAGMPHSPQRPANTVGLVLEKKRTPDELDTFQWHCQNCATKLYSESFHLTDIVKEFPPIFDRFYANDEHTTCKKCGTKMMKPNAKN